A window of Candidatus Nitrospira allomarina genomic DNA:
CCTGACGCCGCTTTACCAAACGTCGAAAAATCCAGAGGTTGCCTGACCGAATTTAGCGACGGGGAACTTGAGGCAATTTTTGGGCAGAAGGATGGCAATAAGAATCTGGCCGCTGCAGTCTTGGCCGCACCGCTGATCGTTGCGGGAGTTTCATTTGCTGCAACCTATTTTATAGAAAGCATCAATGCGGCAATAGATGAATATAAAAAAGGGCTATCAGGAAGTTTTGGTGCTGCCGGAACGGCGAATATCACACCAGAAAAAATCAGGTGTATTGGAATCGTACGTGGTCTCCTAGGCGAACCTGAAAACATCCCTACCCCCACGGATGATAAACTCGTTTTTCTTTACCCAAAACTAGGTTTCCAAGATTACCCAGCCTTCTATCTGGAACTGAAAGTAGAATCAAAAATCAAAAATGATGGAGGAAAGAAATCTGGATCTCTTACCCTAACCCCAGTGTATCTCAGCTATGCCGATTCAGTGGCGAAAAATCATGGATCGGGAGAAAAACATTTAGGACTCGCGCTCGCCTTAAGTACTACGGCCCAGAAGAAGGCCGGGGAGATTGAGGAAGACAAGGCGTTTGCCGTCTTTCATCATGATATGGGGCGGTTGGAAATTGGGAAGCATTATGACCAAGATCTGCTCAAGGGAACCGGCGCAAGTGCGAGTCTTGATGACAATGCGTTAAAGAATGAGGCCTTTAATATTACGGCTGTTGTTTCTGACAGCGAGGACCCTGGTATTGCCTTTGAAGTACTTTCCACGACATTCGTTGATCGAAAGTCAGATTTGAAAAAAGCTCTGGAAGAAGCCATCACGAACGCTATAAATAAGACAAAGACTAACCCATAACTGCCGGCTGCCAATGATTTTAAATTATGATAGGAAAAATGAGTTAGCAAAACACGATAGTTAAGAAAGTGTGTGACAGGAGGAGGTGAGCATATGCGTGCGTGGTTGATGGATGGCTATGAAGGTGTTGAAAAAATGCGGCTCGGTGAAGTGCCGGATCCACAGCCGGGTCCGGCACAAGTGCTGCTGAGAGTGAAATTTGCAGCACTGAACCCGGCTGATGCCTTCCTTGCGCGCAGGATGTACCCGGCCAATCCATCGCTGCCTCACATTCTTGGGCGTGATGGGGTGGGTGATGTGATCGCGGTAGGGACCGGCGTCGAAAGCGTGTGGGTAGGCGAGACCGTTGGGATTTTGCGTTGCGAGGTGGGTGTAGAGCAGTGGGGAACGCTTGCTGAGAAGGTGGTTGTTCCGGCCAAAAGTGTGGCGCGTATCCCTACTGGCTGGTCGGATGAAGAGATGGCCGGGGCGCCGTTGGTCTTTTTGACCGCTTGGCAAGCGTTGACTCAATGGGCCGATCCTCCGGCACCGCCATCTTCAAAAACTATCTTGCTTGTGACGGGCGCCTCCGGTGGTGTCGGTGTGGCTTCCGTGCTGCTAGGAAAATCGATGAATCTCACGGTAGTGGCCCTGTCGCGTAGCGCGGAAAAGAGGGCCAAATTAAAGCAGCTAGGCGCTGATTTCGTGTTTGATCCCATGGACAACAACCTCATTGAAATGGTGACGGCGGCACTGAGCCCGCGTAAAGTCGATCTCGCGGTGGATAACGTGGGAGGCGTACTGCTTCCTCAGGTGGTGGCTCTGCTTGGACACGGCGGGCGGATCAGCGTCGTCGGCCGGAGCGGAGGAATGGTGCCGAAGTTCAACACGGCGACCCTGTTTTTCCGCCGGAATCGAATAGGCGGGGTCTCGGTTGGAGACTTTACCGCTCAGGAAGCGTTCGCGGCGTGGGAACACATTGTCGGTCGATTGGATGCCATGGGGCAGCGGCCACAGGTGGACACCATTGTCCCTTTCGAGGAGGTGAAGACGGGGTTTGACCGATTGGCCCAGGGGCCAATGGGAAAAGTGCTGGTGCAGGTAGCTGATTAAGAACAGGCCGACTCACACCCTGTCGTCAGTTGTGAGAAGACGATATCTGATGACAATTCCGTTTTTGTAATTATAGAACGACAACTTGCTTTATTTCGTTGATTGATCAAGAATTTGTCTTGTTTATTTCAACCCGGTGAATGAGCGTTGAGGCTAGCGAAGAGGGCGGTTATGCTGATCCGCATAAGACACTGAAATTAAGGAGCACACGCACAGCCATTGCCTGAGGTGGCTCTGAAGATCGCGTATTCAGGAAAAACGATGGTGAGGTATACAGACCGGAAGTCGCAGGTTCGCAGCTTATGCGGGTCCGTCTAATGCTAGTTAGGAACTGCAAGAACGGAAGCTCACGGAAATGAATCAGAGATTTATCGGATTGAGATTTCACATAGACACAAATCGGATTAATGCGAATCAAAATTTGGAGCATATGAATCGGCTGGAACAGTGGGCAGCCAATGATGTGATAATGCTGGAGATGGCTGAGGTTGCGCAAACCGAAGCTATGGCAGGCGGAAACGAACGGCGGGCGGCGAAAGCGCTCAATTCTATTTACTCCGAAACGTTAGCCTCTACATCACAAGAGCGAAAAATGTTAGCGACAATCGAGAGGATTCTATTCCCCGAAGGGGCAGATGATCAGAACAAGCGCAATGACGTCGAAATCGTATTTAATGCGGCGAAGTATTGCAGTATTCTTGTAACTGCAGATGGCGATTCGAAGACCCAACCTAGGGGGATCTTGGGCAACGCAGAAGCTTTGAAAAAGGCTGTCGACGTCGAAATTATGCGGGACGCAGAGGCAGTAGAACGCGTCGAAAAAGGAATTCGCGTTAGAGATGCGCGTTGTCGGAGACGTTTTGAGCGGGAAGGTACCCTCATTCCTTATTGGGTAGGGCAGGATTGAAAAAATGTTTTCTAACAGTGTGTTCAGGACGCTTGTCCGCTCCCTTCCAGCGCTGCTGTTCCGGTTGGTCGTGGTCAAGCGCTGTTAACATCACAACGTTTAGTGGACCGCAGGCCGCGGACCATAGGCAAAAAGGAATGAGGGTGGCCGTTCCTGCTTGAAGTGGGATGGAGGGAAAATTGGTGAGCGGTCAGCTGAAATCAGCCCGCGGCAGGGGCAGATCTCCAGTAGTCTGCTGAAGCCGAACGTGCGGTTCGAACAGATGAGCTTTTGACCCGCTACTCAAATGCGATTTTAAAAAAAGAGAAGGAAAAAGGTATGAGTTATCCTTATAAAAATGAGATCCACAATTTGGTTAAGGATGACTGCTGGAGCGGTTTCTTCCGCGATCCGGAAAAGAGCCCACGAGAGTTCCCACTTAGGCTCTCGGATTGTATTGGTCGAGCCGACTTTTGTTACGAATTTGAAGAATCTGGAAAACTATTTATAGAAGATGACGATGCGCCCCGAGCGATCAACAATCTAATCAAGTACTGGAGGTGGTGCTTAGAACATCACGAAGAAAGACCAATTGTTTTGATACATATTATAGGAGACATGGGCGGGATTCAGATTGACCATTGTCAGTTTTTGAAAACCCGCATGGAGAAAGATCTGACAAAAAGCAAATTTCGTTATCACATAATCCAGATCGAGGGAAAAGCTAATGCCTGGGCCACTCCTGAGAGCTGGCTTGCCGAAGTGCGAAAGATTCTATCTGAAATTGCTTCGAACCGATCAGGGCAATGAAATGGTATGTTCCTAAAGGCGGGAAGCAATTTTGCGCAGAAGTTTCATTAACGCACTTCCAAATATATAATAATGACTATTTTATATTTACCGATTCTTTCGGAGGCTCAGCGCCTAACAAAGTCTTTACCTAACCCGCGCAAAAAGCCACACTGTCCAATTAATTAAGACCTTTGCCTCTTTTTCCAGCACCAGCGCCGTCAGTTGGGAACACATCTTCAAAAGTAAAGGATCAGATGAAAATGG
This region includes:
- a CDS encoding quinone oxidoreductase family protein, producing MRAWLMDGYEGVEKMRLGEVPDPQPGPAQVLLRVKFAALNPADAFLARRMYPANPSLPHILGRDGVGDVIAVGTGVESVWVGETVGILRCEVGVEQWGTLAEKVVVPAKSVARIPTGWSDEEMAGAPLVFLTAWQALTQWADPPAPPSSKTILLVTGASGGVGVASVLLGKSMNLTVVALSRSAEKRAKLKQLGADFVFDPMDNNLIEMVTAALSPRKVDLAVDNVGGVLLPQVVALLGHGGRISVVGRSGGMVPKFNTATLFFRRNRIGGVSVGDFTAQEAFAAWEHIVGRLDAMGQRPQVDTIVPFEEVKTGFDRLAQGPMGKVLVQVAD